In Lachnospiraceae bacterium, the DNA window TTTGCTGTTCCTATATGTTCTCACATAAGAATAGCAAAAGAGGTGCTAAATTTTTGTCATATTATGGCTGTATTTTCCCAAAATCGTTCGACAAGGGCAATGCTTTCACATATACAGTCTGCCATTTTCATCACCATAGAAAGCCTCACACTCTGGAGCATCACAGGATCATGATTGCCTGCACCGCCCACGATCCCGGTAATGGAAATATCCCCTACTTCTCCCAGTTCCTTGGAAACTCCCAGTCCCGGCTGCAGTGCCCCTTTTCCCAATGTTGCAAATCCAACGTGATCCGGACTTCCTACGGATGCATCGATGGCCACTACCACATGATTTGGGAAATGGTTGTGTATATAGGCTGCATAAAGCTCTAAGTTCATGGCATGGACCGGCTTATCCAGAGTTCCGATCACAGCCGCCTTTTTCAATCTGTATTTTCGAAGCTTATGCCCCACCAGCGGCCCCAGACTGTCCCCTGTAGAACGATCTGTACCGATACACAGAAATATTACCCCTGCTTTCTGTTTTTCTACCATTTCCTCGGCGATCAGCTGGTTCAAATTCACCGCAAACCGCTCCGCCTCAAACTCCCCCATTGTATCATAATAAGAAATATCGTCTCTTCGCTGCATACGAAAAGACTTCCACAATCTCATCGCCAAGTTCTCCACCCCGGTATCCGTTTCATGTTTGCCTGTTTTCTTATAACCAGTACATCGTTTCGTAAATAACTGTACTGATTCCGTTTTTATAGTATAGGCGACAGTGATGAGTTTTATTCAATATTCTTAATTCTTAATCCCGTTTGTCAGCAAAAAGAAAATCTCATATACTCCAAATTCAGCTACCACCTAATAGCTTAGATTTGGTTAGCAGGATTTTTTTGACCAAGAAAAAAAGCGGAGATGGTCCAGCATGTCCTGCTATCCATTTCCACTTTAGTATACTAAATCCTCCCCTGCGGAATATATATAGCACCATTCCCCTCGCCTCAATATGAATTGACTTTTCTCAATTAAGAATTATTTTCCCCCAATAAATACAAATTGACCATTACAATGAAATCAATGATTTCAACGCATCTGTGAAACCATCTTTTTCTATTTGAAATAGATCTTTCTTTATTTCGTAAAACAATTTATTGTATGTATCATCAGCATCTGTCTTTTGTAAAACAAACATAATCTTCTGTGGATCTGAGCAATAATTCGTAATAGCACTGTTCAGTAATGTCGTTGGAACAGATGCCTTTGTCCGGTCAACCTGATTAGTTCCCTTTTTCTTTATTCGCGAATCGTATCCTATTACCCCTGTTGAATTTCCAGTAGCCATTTCAAAGTCATTGTCTCGTGTTACTAAATCTTTTTCTCCGATCTTATAACACTTACTATT includes these proteins:
- a CDS encoding PBECR4 domain-containing protein, with amino-acid sequence MRKSATLYSEYVDTTLLFIFRKSKSDTYDHYEVRFGKNNFMHLAGIKSESLNANEFYEACISGEITREQCKPRRDASTMYSKIGVMEKILDLRNSKCYKIGEKDLVTRDNDFEMATGNSTGVIGYDSRIKKKGTNQVDRTKASVPTTLLNSAITNYCSDPQKIMFVLQKTDADDTYNKLFYEIKKDLFQIEKDGFTDALKSLISL
- the yyaC gene encoding spore protease YyaC, translated to MNLNQLIAEEMVEKQKAGVIFLCIGTDRSTGDSLGPLVGHKLRKYRLKKAAVIGTLDKPVHAMNLELYAAYIHNHFPNHVVVAIDASVGSPDHVGFATLGKGALQPGLGVSKELGEVGDISITGIVGGAGNHDPVMLQSVRLSMVMKMADCICESIALVERFWENTAII